Proteins from a single region of Sesamum indicum cultivar Zhongzhi No. 13 linkage group LG5, S_indicum_v1.0, whole genome shotgun sequence:
- the LOC105162057 gene encoding peroxidase 64 — MGLMQVALLCSLTILSLSSLSNSLSSNYYHKSCPKVESIVAKVVRDATSRDKTVPAALLRMHFHDCFIRGCDGSVLLESRGGNKAERDGPPNRSLHAFYVIEGAKKAVEAVCPGIVSCADILAFAARDSVVLSGGPRWDVPKGRKDGRTSRATETALLPSPTFNVSQLQKSFSLRGLSVDDLVALTGAHTLGFSHCSSFQNRIHNFNSTHDVDPTLRPSFAASLKSICPVKNKAKNAGISMDPSSTTFDNTHYKLILQRKTLFSSDQALLTTPHTKTLVYKFATSKKAFHTAFAKSMIKLSSINGGQEVRKDCRFVN; from the exons ATGGGCTTGATGCAGGTAGCATTGTTGTGCTCATTGACGATCCTCTCACTCAGTTCACTTTCGAATTCACTGAGTTCGAATTACTACCACAAATCATGTCCCAAAGTTGAGTCCATCGTCGCTAAGGTCGTTCGCGATGCAACGTCGAGAGACAAAACGGTGCCCGCAGCGCTTCTCAGGATGCATTTCCACGATTgttttataagg GGTTGTGATGGGTCTGTGTTGCTGGAGTCGAGGGGAGGGAACAAAGCAGAAAGGGATGGACCTCCAAACCGTTCGCTGCATGCGTTTTATGTGATAGAAGGCGCAAAGAAAGCAGTGGAAGCTGTGTGCCCTGGCATCGTCTCCTGCGCTGATATCTTGGCCTTCGCCGCTAGAGATTCTGTCGTCCTG tCTGGAGGGCCAAGATGGGATGTCCCAAAAGGAAGAAAGGATGGAAGGACATCAAGAGCCACTGAAACTGCACTTTTGCCTTCTCCCACTTTCAACGTTTCCCAACTTCAGAAGAGCTTTTCTCTAAGAGGCCTCTCAGTCGACGACCTTGTCGCTCTCACAG GTGCCCACACGCTCGGGTTCTCCCACTGCTCATCTTTTCAGAATCGGATCCACAACTTCAACTCGACCCACGATGTGGACCCGACCCTACGCCCCTCCTTTGCAGCAAGTCTGAAAAGCATTTGCCCCGTGAAGAACAAGGCCAAGAATGCAGGCATCAGCATGGATCCTTCTTCCACCACCTTCGACAACACCCACTACAAACTCATACTTCAGCGCAAAACCCTATTTTCTTCGGATCAAGCTCTGCTCACCACTCCCCATACCAAAACCTTAGTTTATAAGTTTGCAACCTCCAAGAAGGCTTTCCACACTGCCTTTGCCAAATCAATGATCAAGTTGAGCAGCATCAATGGAGGACAGGAGGTCAGGAAGGATTGTAGGTTTGTAAACTGA